A window of Apium graveolens cultivar Ventura chromosome 8, ASM990537v1, whole genome shotgun sequence contains these coding sequences:
- the LOC141676942 gene encoding uncharacterized protein LOC141676942 — MINLLQAESSSKMFETRRAKLDIFRNFTFVAATCLLLIFTVNMSSKSYLLQPELQSHGTRHPLNLGDVEFRYRPYEKRAINEEEVHVEDYGDLVAPVDVTLQQRMAWFKKKLPQFEFLKSTPVSMLFEDRVEEFFGDDRCRIQFFMTWIAPISLFGEREFLTMDSLFKAHPNGCLMIISRTMDSSPGLKILKPLVDRGFKVLAVTPDLSQLFKNTPAASWFDDMKSGIKDPGEIPLAQNLSNLIRLAVLYKYGGVYLDTDFIVLKDFSGLRNSIGAQSMNPLGNWTRLNNAVLIFDKHHPLLYKFIEEFALNFNGNKWGYNGPYLVSRVVSDLTPAQDYSFTVLPPMAFYPVCWSRVDAFFKGPQQVRRRWIEHKLGRITDETYGMHLWNKHSSRLTIEQGSIMHRLILEHCTICKHEYVS, encoded by the coding sequence ATGATCAATCTTCTTCAAGCTGAGAGTTCTTCGAAGATGTTCGAAACTCGCAGAGCCAAGCTCGATATCTTCCGGAATTTCACCTTTGTAGCAGCAACCTGTTTACTTCTTATTTTTACAGTCAATATGAGTTCTAAAAGTTATCTACTTCAACCAGAGCTGCAAAGTCATGGCACAAGACATCCATTGAACTTGGGTGATGTTGAATTTCGATATAGACCCTACGAGAAAAGAGCGATCAATGAAGAGGAAGTTCATGTGGAAGATTATGGTGATTTGGTGGCTCCTGTTGATGTAACATTACAACAAAGAATGGCCTGGTTCAAGAAAAAATTGCCTCAGTTTGAGTTTTTGAAGTCTACTCCAGTGTCTATGCTGTTTGAAGATAGAGTGGAGGAGTTTTTCGGAGATGATCGATGCAGAATACAGTTTTTTATGACATGGATTGCCCCGATAAGTTTGTTTGGGGAGAGGGAGTTTCTCACCATGGACAGTCTTTTTAAAGCTCATCCTAATGGATGCttgatgatcatatcaagaacaATGGATTCTTCTCCTGGACTAAAGATTCTGAAACCTTTGGTTGATAGAGGATTTAAGGTTCTTGCAGTGACTCCGGACTTGTCTCAACTGTTCAAAAATACACCAGCAGCGTCATGGTTTGATGATATGAAGAGTGGTATCAAGGATCCTGGAGAAATTCCACTGGCACAAAACCTATCAAACCTTATCAGACTAGCAGTTCTGTACAAGTATGGTGGGGTTTACTTGGACACAGATTTCATAGTTTTGAAAGACTTTTCGGGGTTGAGGAACTCGATCGGAGCACAAAGTATGAACCCATTAGGGAACTGGACAAGGCTAAACAATGCAGTTCTAATCTTTGACAAGCATCATCCACTTCTGTACAAGTTCATAGAGGAATTTGCATTAAATTTTAATGGAAACAAATGGGGTTATAATGGACCATACCTAGTCTCCAGAGTAGTTTCAGATTTGACACCAGCTCAAGACTACAGTTTTACAGTTTTGCCTCCTATGGCATTTTATCCCGTTTGCTGGAGTCGTGTTGATGCATTCTTCAAGGGCCCTCAACAAGTTCGTCGAAGATGGATTGAACATAAGCTAGGACGGATCACAGACGAGACTTATGGGATGCACCTGTGGAACAAACACAGT